Genomic segment of Leopardus geoffroyi isolate Oge1 chromosome B2, O.geoffroyi_Oge1_pat1.0, whole genome shotgun sequence:
ATCGCTGCTTTCCAGTGGGTAATCTGTCATTTAACCCTGGTAACTTTCAAGACActtcctttgttttaatttaaaaaaaaaaaaaaaatctacaaatagaTATGTGGTATCTTATTGATTTCCTATGTAAATTAATATAGAACCACATTATTTTGTGACTCTTTCATGGCATACTAGGATGAGGCTGGTTTTATTGTGGCAGTGTGAGGGCACTAACAAATGTGTCTTACAACAAgtcacaaattattttcaaaacaaattttaattcattttttaaaaacacatactcAAAGAtttaacaactcagaaaatacagaaagatgtAAAAGGAAGTTCCAGTTTTTGCTTCACTTACCCAGTTTCTCTGAAACCAGGTAACACTCTTTTAAGTGTCTTTTGAACTCTTGTAAAAGATGGAGATAAGGGCGAGTAAAAATATTACAGTCCATTTTTTAATACTATTGCTCTTGAATTACTATCTTTTATTAATTACAAATACACTTTGAATATTATTCCATAACAATACATTTTGAACTCACCTGTTCTTTCACAAGCTCAACAAAAATTCCTTTGTATGGCTGGATCCTCTAGGATATTTTCACATAGCCAGCAAAACAGCCCTTTTTGGCTAGATATTTTAGTTGATGTGTTTAAAAAATTGCTGCAGTTTGTAATAGTTTTTAGGCTACAAATGTCCTACGAGCAATATTTATCTGCTTGATCCTCCTAGAAGTTAAGCTTATAAGTCAAAGAGTAAGTACACCAGCTTTTTGATGGAATTTGACAGATTCTTCTCCTTCCTACAGGAAGCATGATAGTTAAAGAGACATCTTATAAGAAAGAAAGTGGAATTGGCTAACTCTTCCCGAGGGTGGCAGGATGGACGTGAGAAGAAGGCTGAGTCCCCAGAGGTTATTATAATCTCCTTCCTTGTCAGCTCATGGCTACTAGTCACCAGCTTTATTGTATAATCCGATACTTTAATTTGTTTAAGccaggcttcattttttttttttttttaatgctcagcCATAACATGTCTTCTTTCAGACTTGCTACCCAAGGGATCTGTGAAAAACCAGGCATTTTTCAGGATTTATTGAGTATGCCAACATCCACCCAGATGTCCATCTCTGTGAATCAGCACAAACGGGCTGAGAATTGCATAGCCAAGAGTTAGAAATTCTTGAATACTTAATACGAAAGAAGCATTCTCTAAGGAGAAATTTAAGCCCAGAGAAAGAATAGAATCTgtccaataaaataaaagaaaacaaagcatcaGAAGGAGAACACTGAGAGCGGCTCTTCTCTCGGGGGGGGTCTGGTGGAGGATCTTGGATCTCTGAAGGTAGAGGACTTGCCTGTGGTGCTTGTGGAGAAGAAGCACCAGATAGGTGCTGGCCCAGCCCATGAGACTCAGACACAAGAAATCCCGCAGGGCCATGAGGATGGGAAACGTCCACTTCACGATCTGGCTTCTTGGGAGGACGTACGAGCAGCTATTTCCATGGCTGGCTTGTGACCTGTTTAGGCTGCTCGTGTTTCTGACGTAGTAGAGTAAGTTCGTGCTGACCAAGGAGTTGAGGACCCAGaagaagaggcagaagggaaggatGTGCCGTGTGGATGCGGGCTTGAGGCCGGCGGGCAcgggggctctggggctgatggtgGTGGCCTGGACCACGGCGAGGAAGCTGCTGGTGGAGATCGAAAGGCCCCGGGCCACCCTCTCCAGAAACACAAACGCTTTACAGCCCGTGTCGCCCAGGACGTTTCTCACACCAAACATCGCTACTGTTTTCAGCGTTACCTTGGACAAAAGTATCACGGTATTTGTAAAAGCCAAGTGGATGCTAAGAAGGTGTACAGATTTCGTCGCAGTGCCCGAAAAGAAAGCGCACGTATACTTCACAAACACAGAGATGTTCCCCACG
This window contains:
- the LOC123609431 gene encoding vomeronasal type-1 receptor 4-like, whose product is MCIFLRGSTWAHSFLRKALAGCKFLCPGSKNMVLNHLRATIFLLLTGPGIVGNISVFVKYTCAFFSGTATKSVHLLSIHLAFTNTVILLSKVTLKTVAMFGVRNVLGDTGCKAFVFLERVARGLSISTSSFLAVVQATTISPRAPVPAGLKPASTRHILPFCLFFWVLNSLVSTNLLYYVRNTSSLNRSQASHGNSCSYVLPRSQIVKWTFPILMALRDFLCLSLMGWASTYLVLLLHKHHRQVLYLQRSKILHQTPPERRAALSVLLLMLCFLLFYWTDSILSLGLNFSLENASFVLSIQEFLTLGYAILSPFVLIHRDGHLGGCWHTQ